One genomic region from Ornithinicoccus hortensis encodes:
- a CDS encoding TPM domain-containing protein — MSTDRTNRREPAGTTPARRLLALLTLGVTLALAVAASLVGVAGTASAEEPFALPDRVVDRARALTDDGPVRTALDDLREETGIDLHVVYVRDFAGLDGPTWATRTAELSGLPDTAFVLAIATEDRRYGTVFDADEVSADTAATVESDWIEPALREDDWAGAATAAAQGYAEESDGPSPGAFVMFVVAVGAGIVTAGTGLWRAFRGGRKNARAWSAAIGDRLSAIDRSLVELDGRLQSAGSEQAYAEAEFGPDAAGDWQRAVQRARAGQDEAHRLRSAFTPPPSGDPAHLPAELDDITARIDAAGAALTAQSRRMDAARDLAGGGPAAVHELRQRLSATGSHLGDLAAAVPGRVQDGPPGLQQFCDRDLERAGEAGAEGLDLVQRAEAALGHRRTYQAATLLTGAGGALATVEESIGRLGDPAAALARLQGEAEVLTARLEKRLRTARNYTGAAPGTGRQPPRYSSAVDFPPLLEAVARAEETLAADEGGTADPVEYPEALRTALASLERALVPHLAAERRRAHDAEVANGRGPRSRFRSGARRSSRRRSRSGGRRRSGGGRF, encoded by the coding sequence ATGAGCACCGACCGCACGAATCGCCGTGAGCCGGCCGGGACCACCCCGGCGCGCCGGCTGCTGGCGCTGCTCACCCTGGGGGTGACGCTCGCGCTGGCGGTCGCCGCCTCCCTGGTGGGGGTCGCCGGCACCGCCTCGGCCGAGGAGCCGTTCGCGCTGCCGGACCGGGTGGTCGACCGGGCGCGCGCCCTGACCGACGACGGACCGGTCCGGACCGCGCTGGACGACCTGCGCGAGGAGACCGGGATCGACCTCCACGTGGTCTACGTCCGGGACTTCGCCGGTCTGGACGGCCCCACCTGGGCCACCCGCACCGCCGAGCTCAGCGGGCTGCCCGACACCGCGTTCGTGCTGGCCATCGCCACCGAGGACCGCCGCTACGGGACCGTCTTCGACGCCGACGAGGTGAGCGCCGACACGGCGGCCACCGTCGAGTCCGACTGGATCGAGCCCGCCCTGCGCGAGGACGACTGGGCCGGTGCCGCGACCGCCGCGGCGCAGGGGTATGCCGAGGAGTCGGACGGCCCCAGCCCGGGCGCGTTCGTGATGTTCGTGGTCGCGGTCGGCGCCGGCATCGTCACGGCCGGCACCGGCCTGTGGCGGGCCTTCCGTGGTGGCCGGAAGAACGCCCGCGCGTGGTCCGCGGCCATCGGCGACCGGCTCTCCGCGATCGACCGGTCCCTGGTCGAGCTGGACGGCCGGCTGCAGTCCGCCGGGTCCGAGCAGGCGTATGCCGAGGCCGAGTTCGGGCCGGACGCCGCGGGCGACTGGCAACGGGCGGTGCAGCGGGCCCGTGCCGGCCAGGACGAGGCGCACCGGTTGCGGTCCGCGTTCACCCCTCCCCCGTCCGGGGACCCCGCGCACCTGCCGGCCGAGCTCGACGACATCACCGCCCGGATCGACGCGGCCGGGGCCGCGCTCACGGCCCAGTCGCGGCGGATGGACGCGGCGCGGGACCTGGCGGGCGGCGGGCCGGCCGCGGTCCACGAGCTCCGGCAGCGGCTCAGCGCCACCGGGTCGCACCTCGGCGACCTGGCCGCCGCCGTCCCGGGCCGGGTGCAGGACGGCCCGCCGGGCCTGCAGCAGTTCTGCGACCGCGACCTCGAGCGGGCCGGCGAGGCCGGCGCGGAGGGGCTGGACCTGGTGCAGCGGGCCGAGGCCGCGCTGGGCCACCGACGGACCTACCAGGCCGCGACGCTCCTCACCGGGGCCGGCGGCGCCCTCGCCACCGTCGAGGAGTCGATCGGCCGGCTCGGCGACCCGGCCGCGGCGCTGGCCAGGTTGCAGGGCGAGGCGGAGGTGCTGACCGCACGCCTGGAGAAGCGGCTGCGCACCGCCCGGAACTACACCGGCGCCGCGCCGGGCACCGGACGGCAGCCGCCCCGCTACAGTTCAGCCGTGGACTTCCCCCCGCTCCTGGAGGCGGTTGCCCGGGCGGAGGAGACCCTCGCCGCCGACGAGGGCGGCACCGCCGACCCGGTCGAGTACCCCGAGGCCCTGCGCACCGCCCTGGCCTCCCTGGAGCGGGCCCTGGTGCCGCACCTGGCCGCCGAGCGCCGGCGCGCGCACGACGCGGAGGTGGCGAACGGTCGCGGGCCCCGGAGCAGGTTCCGGTCCGGCGCCCGCCGGAGTTCCCGCCGTAGGTCCCGGTCCGGCGGACGCCGCCGCTCCGGTGGAGGAAGGTTCTGA
- a CDS encoding TPM domain-containing protein: MRRQVLHPVAARVSALLTALLALVLLTGAPAYATDPFNLPDELVDEAGVLDDDAAVRAAQDRLQAEGGLQLFLVYVDDFSGMDGPSWADRTAELSGLGAQDLLVAVAVEDRRWGYSVHEDSGLSDGQVDEVASDYIEPQLRDGDWAGAGVAAAEGYLEKANEESVTGRVLLIGLGVLLVAGIGYFVGRALLRRRRARQVAQEEQELREARAQELGSALVALDDELESAESELLYAEAEFDPDLTVPFREALEASRAESVQAYRQRSELGEVTTVTSHTETMKTLGDLADLVHQAGSRLAEHAAAFAELRKLADRAPERTTELSGALEAARGRLDDLASLLAARSDLTAGQQEQVGDQVTEGRQWLDQADAALGQARERVDRGDPEDAVVPLRTAEGLLSRVGQRLDQLSDVDRLVGEWTALLEEARASLSSDVSDAARLAPQDATVTGLAAEATAALGRATDGSEDPVDLAEELGQIEGRLDDALESYREAEETRRKQQEAYAAQRRRTGFRMDSLNKAVQLDRWALSDRQRQEVQEIKDLVTSAEALSATDPVRAKTDLTAATNRAGRILAVINSARAARVVDETDSGSGWDWGWGSGGSVGSWGSSRSSRSRSSSRSRSSSSRRSSSRSSSSSRRSSGSRRSGGGRF, encoded by the coding sequence ATGCGACGACAGGTCCTGCACCCCGTGGCGGCCCGGGTGTCCGCGCTGCTCACCGCCCTGCTGGCGCTGGTCCTGCTGACCGGCGCCCCGGCATACGCGACGGATCCGTTCAACCTGCCCGACGAGCTGGTCGACGAGGCGGGCGTGCTCGACGACGACGCCGCCGTGCGGGCGGCCCAGGACCGGTTGCAGGCCGAGGGCGGGCTGCAGCTCTTCCTGGTCTACGTGGACGACTTCTCCGGCATGGACGGCCCCTCGTGGGCGGACAGGACCGCAGAGCTGTCGGGCCTCGGGGCGCAGGACCTGCTGGTCGCGGTGGCCGTCGAGGACCGCCGGTGGGGCTACTCGGTGCACGAGGACTCCGGGCTCTCCGACGGCCAGGTGGACGAGGTCGCCAGCGACTACATCGAGCCGCAGCTGCGGGACGGGGACTGGGCCGGGGCGGGCGTCGCGGCGGCCGAGGGCTACCTGGAGAAGGCCAACGAGGAGTCGGTCACCGGCCGGGTGCTGCTGATCGGTCTCGGCGTGCTGCTCGTGGCGGGGATCGGCTACTTCGTGGGGCGGGCGCTGCTGCGGCGCCGTCGGGCCCGGCAGGTCGCGCAGGAGGAGCAGGAGCTGCGCGAGGCCCGGGCGCAGGAACTCGGCTCCGCCCTGGTGGCGCTGGACGACGAGCTCGAGTCGGCCGAGTCGGAGCTGCTGTATGCCGAGGCCGAGTTCGACCCCGACCTCACCGTCCCGTTCCGCGAGGCGCTGGAGGCGTCCCGGGCCGAGTCGGTCCAGGCCTACCGGCAGCGCAGCGAGCTGGGCGAGGTCACGACCGTCACCTCGCACACCGAGACCATGAAGACCCTGGGCGACCTCGCCGACCTCGTCCATCAGGCCGGCTCGCGGCTGGCCGAGCACGCCGCAGCCTTCGCCGAGCTGCGCAAGCTGGCCGACCGCGCCCCGGAACGCACCACCGAGCTGTCCGGCGCGCTGGAGGCGGCCCGGGGTCGGCTGGACGACCTCGCCTCCCTGCTCGCCGCCCGGTCCGACCTGACCGCGGGGCAGCAGGAACAGGTCGGCGACCAGGTGACCGAGGGACGGCAGTGGCTGGACCAGGCCGACGCCGCCCTCGGCCAGGCCCGCGAGCGGGTCGACCGGGGCGACCCCGAGGATGCCGTCGTGCCGCTGCGGACCGCCGAGGGCCTGCTCTCGCGGGTCGGCCAGCGGCTGGACCAGCTCTCCGACGTGGACCGGCTGGTGGGCGAGTGGACCGCCCTGCTGGAGGAGGCCCGGGCCTCGCTGTCCTCCGACGTCTCCGACGCGGCCCGGCTCGCGCCGCAGGACGCCACCGTCACCGGGCTCGCGGCGGAGGCCACCGCCGCGCTGGGCCGGGCCACCGACGGCTCCGAGGACCCAGTGGACCTGGCCGAGGAGCTGGGTCAGATCGAGGGCCGCCTGGACGACGCGCTCGAGAGCTACCGGGAGGCCGAGGAGACCCGGCGCAAGCAGCAGGAGGCGTATGCCGCGCAGCGGCGGCGCACCGGGTTCCGGATGGACTCGCTGAACAAGGCGGTGCAGTTGGACCGCTGGGCGCTGTCCGACCGGCAGCGCCAGGAGGTCCAGGAGATCAAGGACCTGGTCACCTCGGCGGAGGCGCTGTCCGCCACGGATCCGGTGCGGGCCAAGACCGACCTCACGGCGGCCACCAACCGGGCCGGCCGAATCCTGGCCGTGATCAACTCGGCGCGCGCCGCCCGGGTGGTCGACGAGACGGACTCGGGCTCCGGGTGGGACTGGGGCTGGGGTTCGGGCGGTTCCGTCGGCTCGTGGGGGTCCTCGCGGTCCAGTAGGTCGAGGAGCTCCTCGCGGTCCAGGAGCAGTTCGTCGCGGCGCAGCTCCTCGCGGTCCAGCTCCTCGAGCCGTCGCTCGTCGGGCTCGCGGCGCTCCGGTGGCGGGCGGTTCTAG
- the pth gene encoding aminoacyl-tRNA hydrolase codes for MDPWLVVGLGNPGPRYAGNRHNIGAMVIAELAEQAGASAREHKARAWLSEIRLGTLPGGAPGPRVLLAQPMTYMNVSGGPVKNLLSFFKVPVEQLVVIHDELDIDFGAVRLKRGGGEGGHNGLRSISQSVGTKDYLRVRLGIGRPPGRQDPADYVLSDFPARDRVEVELLIGDGVDAVHDLVHQGLEAAQQRFHSR; via the coding sequence ATGGACCCGTGGCTGGTCGTGGGGCTGGGCAACCCCGGACCCCGGTATGCCGGCAACCGGCACAACATCGGCGCGATGGTGATCGCCGAGCTGGCCGAGCAGGCCGGGGCCAGCGCGCGGGAGCACAAGGCGCGGGCCTGGCTCAGTGAGATCCGGCTGGGCACGCTGCCCGGGGGAGCGCCGGGGCCGCGGGTGCTGCTCGCACAGCCGATGACCTACATGAACGTTTCCGGCGGCCCGGTGAAGAACCTGCTGTCCTTCTTCAAGGTCCCCGTCGAGCAGCTGGTCGTGATCCACGACGAGCTGGACATCGACTTCGGCGCCGTGCGGCTCAAGCGCGGCGGGGGCGAGGGCGGCCACAACGGGCTGCGCTCGATCAGCCAGTCGGTCGGCACCAAGGACTACCTACGGGTGCGGCTGGGCATCGGCCGGCCGCCCGGACGGCAGGACCCGGCCGACTACGTGCTGTCCGACTTCCCGGCCCGCGACCGGGTCGAGGTGGAACTGTTGATCGGGGACGGTGTGGACGCGGTGCACGACCTGGTGCACCAAGGCCTGGAGGCCGCCCAACAGCGCTTCCACTCCCGCTGA
- a CDS encoding 50S ribosomal protein L25/general stress protein Ctc, translating into MSDNLNISAERRTEFGKGAARRIRRADKVPAVLYGHGTDPIHLTLPGHDTMMALKMSNAVLSLDVEGEEHLALAKDVQRDPVKRFIEHVDLVIVRKGEKVIVDVAVYVEGEAGPDTVVTVDNATLQVEAEATNIPENFTVSVEGLEAGSQILAGAVELPAGTTLITDPEALVVNVTQAISEEALEAELAEAEAEAGIEHEESDEEAAEAAEGESEGDAAAAEGESAGESEDA; encoded by the coding sequence ATGTCCGACAACCTCAACATCTCCGCCGAGCGGCGCACCGAGTTCGGCAAGGGTGCCGCCCGCCGCATCCGCCGCGCCGACAAGGTGCCCGCCGTGCTCTACGGCCACGGCACCGACCCGATCCACCTGACCCTGCCGGGCCACGACACGATGATGGCCCTGAAGATGTCCAACGCCGTGCTGAGCCTGGACGTCGAGGGCGAGGAGCACCTGGCCCTGGCCAAGGACGTGCAGCGCGACCCGGTCAAGCGGTTCATCGAGCACGTCGACCTGGTCATCGTCCGCAAGGGTGAGAAGGTCATCGTCGACGTCGCCGTCTACGTCGAGGGCGAGGCCGGCCCGGACACCGTCGTCACGGTCGACAACGCGACCCTGCAGGTCGAGGCCGAGGCCACCAACATCCCGGAGAACTTCACCGTCTCCGTCGAGGGTCTCGAGGCCGGCAGCCAGATCCTGGCCGGTGCCGTCGAGCTGCCCGCCGGCACCACCCTGATCACCGACCCGGAGGCCCTGGTCGTCAACGTCACCCAGGCCATCTCCGAGGAGGCCCTGGAGGCGGAGCTCGCCGAGGCCGAGGCCGAGGCCGGCATCGAGCACGAGGAGTCCGACGAGGAGGCCGCCGAGGCCGCCGAGGGCGAGTCCGAGGGCGACGCCGCCGCTGCCGAGGGCGAGTCCGCCGGTGAGTCCGAGGACGCCTGA
- a CDS encoding ribose-phosphate diphosphokinase: MTGILKTTEKNLMVFSGRAHPALAEEVVAALGTQLVPTQAYEFANSEIYVRFDESVRGCDAFVLQSHTAPINEWIMEHLIMVDALKRASAKRITVVLPFYGYARQDKKHRGREPISARLIADMFKTAGADRLMAVDLHTAQIQGFFDGPVDHLMALPILADHVKEHYGTEDLAVVSPDAGRIKVAEQWSRRLGGAPLAFIHKTRDTTRPNHSVANRVVGEVTGRTCILVDDMIDSGGTICQAADALMADGASSVVVAATHAIFSDPAVERLRDSVAREVIVTNTLPLSDEARALDKVTELSIAPLISQAIRQVFEDGSVTSMFDGNA; this comes from the coding sequence GTGACCGGCATCCTGAAGACCACCGAGAAGAACCTGATGGTGTTCAGCGGCCGGGCCCACCCCGCGCTCGCCGAGGAGGTGGTGGCCGCGCTGGGCACCCAGCTGGTGCCGACCCAGGCATACGAGTTCGCCAACAGCGAGATCTACGTGCGGTTCGACGAGTCGGTGCGGGGCTGCGACGCGTTCGTGCTGCAGAGCCACACCGCGCCGATCAACGAGTGGATCATGGAGCACCTGATCATGGTCGACGCGCTCAAGCGGGCCTCGGCCAAGCGGATCACGGTGGTCCTGCCCTTCTACGGGTACGCCCGGCAGGACAAGAAGCACCGGGGGCGCGAGCCGATCTCGGCGCGGCTGATCGCGGACATGTTCAAGACGGCGGGGGCCGACCGGCTGATGGCCGTCGACCTGCACACCGCCCAGATCCAGGGCTTCTTCGACGGCCCGGTCGACCACCTGATGGCGCTGCCGATCCTGGCCGACCACGTCAAGGAGCACTACGGCACGGAGGACCTGGCCGTGGTCTCCCCGGACGCCGGCCGGATCAAGGTCGCCGAGCAGTGGTCGCGGCGCCTGGGCGGGGCGCCGCTGGCGTTCATCCACAAGACCCGCGACACCACCCGCCCCAACCACAGCGTGGCCAACCGGGTCGTCGGTGAGGTCACCGGGCGTACCTGCATCCTGGTCGACGACATGATCGACTCCGGGGGCACGATCTGCCAGGCCGCGGACGCGCTGATGGCCGACGGTGCCAGCAGCGTGGTCGTCGCCGCGACGCACGCCATCTTCTCCGACCCGGCGGTCGAGCGGCTGCGGGACTCCGTGGCCCGTGAGGTCATCGTGACCAACACGCTGCCGCTCAGCGACGAGGCCCGGGCTCTGGACAAGGTCACCGAGCTGTCGATCGCCCCGCTGATCAGCCAGGCCATCCGGCAGGTCTTCGAGGACGGCTCGGTCACCAGCATGTTCGACGGGAACGCCTGA
- the glmU gene encoding bifunctional UDP-N-acetylglucosamine diphosphorylase/glucosamine-1-phosphate N-acetyltransferase GlmU, whose product MSTHHPAAVIVLAAGEGTRMKSLVPKVLHPIGGRTLLGHALAAARGTSPGYLAVVVRHDRDRVAGHVAQVDADALIADQDEVKGTGRAVECGLTVLPGDLTGTVLVTYGDVPLLSTATLQDLTAAHEEAGNAVTVVTAELADPTGYGRVVRDADGQVLRVIEHKDAVRERETGGQFADALDVREINSGIYAFDAGVLREQLTRVTTDNAQGEKYLTDVLGLAREAGGAVRAHMIEDLWQTEGVNDRVQLARMGAELNRRIVEGWMREGVTVVDPATTWIDSQVSVGKDTVIRPNTQLLGATIVGSEAVIGPDSTLTDTEVGDGATVVRAQTELALIGAGATVGPFSYLRPGTELGANGKIGGFVETKNARIGEGAKVPHLTYAGDATIGAGANIGAGTIFANYDGVDKHHTTIGAHTFVGSNSVLVAPVDLADGSYVAAGSAVTQGTDPGELAVARGKQRNIPRWVDRRRAGSKTAAAAEEARTARHTGSGQEGDPA is encoded by the coding sequence GTGAGCACCCACCACCCGGCAGCCGTCATCGTCCTCGCGGCAGGCGAGGGCACCCGGATGAAGTCCCTGGTCCCCAAGGTGTTGCACCCGATCGGTGGGCGCACGCTCCTCGGCCACGCGCTGGCCGCGGCGCGGGGCACCTCCCCGGGCTACCTCGCCGTCGTCGTCCGGCACGACCGCGACCGGGTCGCGGGCCACGTCGCACAGGTCGACGCCGACGCCCTGATCGCCGACCAGGACGAGGTCAAGGGCACCGGCCGGGCCGTGGAGTGCGGGCTCACCGTGCTCCCGGGTGACCTGACCGGGACCGTGCTGGTCACCTACGGGGACGTCCCGCTGCTCAGCACCGCCACGCTGCAGGACCTCACGGCGGCGCACGAGGAGGCCGGCAACGCGGTGACCGTCGTCACGGCCGAGCTGGCCGACCCGACCGGCTACGGCCGGGTCGTGCGCGACGCGGATGGCCAGGTGCTCCGGGTCATCGAGCACAAGGACGCCGTCCGCGAGCGGGAGACCGGCGGGCAGTTCGCCGACGCCCTCGACGTGCGCGAGATCAACTCCGGCATCTACGCCTTCGACGCCGGGGTGCTGCGCGAGCAGCTGACCCGGGTGACGACCGACAACGCGCAGGGGGAGAAGTACCTCACCGACGTGCTCGGCCTGGCGCGCGAGGCCGGTGGCGCCGTCCGGGCGCACATGATCGAGGACCTCTGGCAGACCGAGGGCGTCAACGACCGCGTCCAGCTGGCCCGGATGGGTGCAGAGCTGAACCGCCGGATCGTGGAGGGGTGGATGCGCGAGGGTGTCACCGTGGTCGACCCGGCCACCACCTGGATCGACAGCCAGGTCTCGGTGGGGAAGGACACGGTCATCCGGCCGAACACCCAGCTGCTCGGCGCGACCATCGTCGGGTCCGAGGCGGTCATCGGCCCGGACAGCACGCTGACCGACACCGAGGTCGGGGACGGCGCGACCGTCGTCCGGGCGCAGACCGAGCTGGCCCTGATCGGCGCCGGCGCCACGGTGGGACCGTTCTCCTACCTGCGCCCAGGGACCGAGCTGGGGGCCAACGGCAAGATCGGTGGCTTCGTGGAGACCAAGAACGCCCGGATCGGGGAGGGCGCCAAGGTGCCGCACCTGACGTATGCCGGGGACGCCACGATCGGTGCCGGCGCCAACATCGGGGCCGGCACGATCTTCGCGAACTACGACGGGGTGGACAAGCACCACACCACCATCGGCGCGCACACCTTCGTGGGTAGCAACTCGGTGCTCGTGGCACCGGTCGACCTCGCCGACGGCAGTTACGTCGCCGCGGGGTCCGCGGTGACCCAGGGCACCGACCCGGGCGAGCTGGCCGTGGCCCGGGGCAAGCAGCGCAACATCCCCCGCTGGGTGGACCGGCGCCGGGCCGGCAGCAAGACCGCCGCGGCGGCCGAGGAGGCCCGGACGGCACGGCATACCGGCTCCGGACAGGAAGGCGACCCGGCGTGA
- a CDS encoding TetR/AcrR family transcriptional regulator, with the protein MTGPQRREQLITIGRRLFAEKGFEGTTVEEIAASAEVSKPVIYEHFGGKEGLYAVVVDREISALLSSITEALTKPGHARLLLERAAMALLDYIETSTDGFRILVRDSSPGQSTGSFASLISDVATQVEHILAAEFKRRKLDPKMAPLYAQMLVGMVATPGGWWLDSRKFKKEDVAAHLVNLAWNGLAGMEAKPRLREKPDKG; encoded by the coding sequence ATGACCGGCCCCCAGCGACGTGAGCAACTCATCACGATCGGGCGCCGACTCTTCGCCGAGAAGGGCTTCGAGGGGACCACCGTCGAGGAGATCGCCGCCTCCGCCGAGGTGTCTAAGCCGGTGATCTACGAGCATTTCGGGGGCAAGGAGGGCCTCTATGCCGTGGTGGTGGACCGGGAGATCTCGGCCCTGCTGAGCTCGATCACCGAGGCCCTGACCAAGCCGGGGCACGCGCGCCTGCTCCTGGAGCGGGCCGCGATGGCCCTGCTGGACTACATCGAGACCTCCACGGACGGCTTCCGGATCCTGGTGCGGGACAGTTCCCCCGGCCAGTCCACCGGCTCCTTCGCCAGCCTGATCAGCGACGTTGCCACCCAGGTCGAGCACATCCTGGCCGCCGAGTTCAAGCGGCGCAAGCTCGACCCGAAGATGGCCCCGCTGTATGCGCAGATGCTCGTGGGCATGGTGGCGACCCCGGGCGGGTGGTGGCTGGACTCGCGCAAGTTCAAGAAGGAGGACGTGGCCGCCCACCTGGTCAACCTGGCGTGGAACGGCCTGGCCGGCATGGAGGCCAAGCCGCGGCTGCGGGAGAAGCCGGACAAGGGCTGA
- a CDS encoding MarR family winged helix-turn-helix transcriptional regulator produces MTEEAVDEVDRIVAAWRRERPDLDVAPLEVLSRISRLARHLDLARRTAFAEHGLEGWEFDVLSALRRSGEPYQLTPGQLIRETLVTSGTMTNRVDRLVGRGLVDRHPSATDRRGVLVGLTARGRQLVDAAMSDLVDGEREMLAGLGAQHQQEVADQLRRLLIPFEPEGRDGTRR; encoded by the coding sequence ATGACGGAGGAGGCAGTCGACGAGGTCGACCGGATCGTCGCCGCGTGGCGCCGGGAGCGCCCGGACCTGGACGTCGCCCCGTTGGAGGTCCTGTCCCGCATCTCCCGGCTGGCCCGGCACCTCGACCTGGCCCGCCGCACCGCGTTCGCCGAGCACGGCCTCGAGGGGTGGGAGTTCGACGTGCTGTCGGCGCTGCGCCGCTCCGGCGAGCCCTATCAGCTGACGCCGGGGCAGCTGATCCGCGAGACGTTGGTCACCAGCGGGACGATGACCAACCGGGTCGACCGGCTCGTGGGGCGGGGCCTGGTGGACCGTCACCCGTCGGCGACCGACCGCCGCGGGGTGCTGGTCGGCCTGACCGCCCGCGGCCGGCAGCTCGTGGACGCCGCGATGTCCGACCTCGTCGACGGTGAGCGGGAGATGCTCGCCGGCCTCGGGGCGCAGCACCAGCAGGAGGTGGCCGACCAGCTACGCCGGCTGTTGATCCCGTTCGAGCCGGAGGGGCGGGACGGCACGCGGCGTTGA
- a CDS encoding ABC-F family ATP-binding cassette domain-containing protein — MAGLVTTDRASLTVGTQVLLDGVSVGVLDGDRIGVVGRNGGGKSTLLRVLAGTQEVDGGRVIRVGGLVSGMLSQQDELAPEDTVAQAVLGDLAEHEWAGDARVREILHGLLGGLDAAAVGGLGALVGPMSGGEKRRLALASLLVADPDLLLLDEPTNHLDVEGVAWLAAYLSTRRTRPGTGLVVVTHDRWFLDAVSTRTWEVTDGQVHTYEGGYAAYVLARAERARVAAVTEERRANLLRKELAWLRRGAPARTSKPKFRLDAASELIGNEPPPRDEVELVRFATTRLGKDVLDLVDATVRLGERVILDSVTWRLGPGDRYGIVGVNGAGKSTLLRVLQGHLPLETGTLKTGKTVAVAYLSQELKELEPLAGRTVIDAITQVRSFTVLGGKEISASQLATRLGFTGGRQQSRVGDLSGGERRRLQFVRLLMDEPNVLLLDEPTNDLDIDTLTSLEDVLDGWAGTLLVVSHDRYLLERMTDRQVALLGDGSLRDLPGGVEQYLELRRRQEAVRSAPARPAGGAAPAAPAGAQPEGPSPAQAREARKALARVEKALDKLHARQAQLHERMAEAATDPEALADLTAELAEVTAQEEALEAEWLEAAEVVEP, encoded by the coding sequence ATGGCGGGGCTGGTCACGACCGACCGGGCCTCGCTCACGGTCGGCACCCAGGTGCTGCTCGACGGCGTCTCCGTCGGCGTCCTCGACGGCGACCGGATCGGGGTCGTCGGCCGCAACGGCGGGGGCAAGTCCACCCTGCTCCGGGTGCTGGCCGGCACGCAGGAGGTCGATGGCGGCCGGGTGATCCGGGTCGGCGGGCTGGTGAGCGGCATGCTCAGCCAACAGGACGAGCTGGCGCCGGAGGACACCGTGGCGCAGGCCGTGCTCGGCGACCTGGCCGAGCACGAGTGGGCTGGTGACGCCCGGGTCCGGGAGATCCTGCACGGACTGCTCGGAGGGCTGGACGCCGCGGCGGTGGGCGGGCTGGGCGCCCTGGTCGGCCCGATGTCCGGAGGGGAGAAGCGGCGGTTGGCGCTGGCCTCCCTGCTGGTGGCCGACCCCGACCTGCTGTTGCTCGACGAGCCCACCAACCACCTCGACGTCGAGGGCGTCGCCTGGCTGGCGGCATACCTGTCGACGCGGCGGACCCGCCCCGGCACCGGCCTGGTCGTGGTCACCCACGACCGGTGGTTCCTCGACGCGGTGAGCACCCGGACCTGGGAGGTCACCGACGGCCAGGTGCACACCTACGAGGGCGGGTACGCCGCCTACGTCCTGGCCCGCGCCGAACGTGCCCGGGTCGCGGCGGTCACCGAGGAGCGGCGGGCCAACCTGCTGCGCAAGGAGCTGGCCTGGCTGCGCCGCGGCGCCCCGGCCCGCACCAGCAAGCCGAAGTTCCGCCTGGACGCGGCCTCCGAGCTGATCGGCAACGAGCCCCCGCCGCGCGACGAGGTGGAGCTGGTCCGGTTCGCGACCACCAGGCTTGGCAAGGACGTGCTCGACCTGGTGGATGCCACGGTTCGGCTGGGCGAGCGGGTCATCCTGGACTCCGTCACCTGGCGGCTGGGGCCGGGGGACCGGTACGGCATCGTCGGGGTCAACGGCGCCGGCAAGTCCACGCTGCTGCGGGTGCTGCAGGGCCACCTGCCGCTGGAGACCGGCACCCTGAAGACCGGCAAGACCGTCGCCGTCGCCTACCTGAGCCAGGAGCTGAAGGAACTCGAGCCGCTGGCCGGGCGCACCGTCATCGACGCGATCACGCAGGTGCGGTCCTTCACCGTGCTCGGCGGCAAGGAGATCAGCGCCAGCCAGCTGGCCACCCGGCTCGGCTTCACCGGCGGACGGCAGCAGTCCCGGGTGGGCGACCTGTCCGGTGGGGAACGGCGGCGGCTGCAGTTCGTGCGGTTGCTGATGGACGAGCCGAACGTCTTGCTGCTCGACGAGCCGACCAACGACCTGGACATCGACACCCTCACCTCCCTGGAGGACGTGCTCGACGGGTGGGCCGGGACGCTCCTGGTGGTCTCGCACGACCGGTACCTGCTGGAGCGGATGACCGACCGACAGGTCGCGCTGCTCGGGGACGGTTCGCTGCGGGACCTGCCGGGCGGGGTCGAGCAGTACCTGGAGCTGCGCCGTCGGCAGGAGGCAGTGCGGTCGGCGCCCGCCCGTCCGGCCGGTGGTGCCGCGCCGGCCGCACCCGCCGGGGCGCAGCCCGAGGGCCCCTCGCCCGCGCAGGCGCGCGAGGCCCGCAAGGCGCTGGCCCGGGTGGAGAAGGCGCTGGACAAGCTGCACGCGCGGCAGGCCCAGCTGCACGAGCGGATGGCCGAGGCCGCCACCGATCCGGAGGCGCTCGCGGACCTGACCGCCGAGTTGGCCGAGGTCACCGCCCAGGAGGAGGCCCTCGAGGCCGAGTGGCTGGAGGCCGCCGAGGTCGTCGAGCCCTGA